A stretch of DNA from Chloroflexota bacterium:
GGGTACCGGCGATCGCGGACGTCTTGGAGTGACGCGAGCCCGGTACGCTCGGCCAGCGCAAAGATGAACTGGTCATGAGACGGGAGAACCGTAATCGTGCGCACCGGAAGCGCGCCGCTGAACGGACCGGTGCCACGATGGGCGAGCGTCAGGATCGTCGATGGATTCACGATGGCGAGCTGCACGTCGCCCCGCGCCACCTCGGGGATCACGCTCGGCGCATTGCTCCCGAACAAGCACAGCTCCGGCCGCGACATACCCTGATTCAACAGTTCGACGCGGGCCTGTGCTGGAATGCCGCGCCTCCCCATCAGCTCCGACGCGACTTCCAGCACCAAGCGCGACCGAATGACGGGCGGGGTCGCGTGCGGGCGCGCCACCGATCAGACCTGGTTCACAGCCGGCGCCCCGGCCCGCGCGAGAATCATCTCCCGACTCGCTTCGACCCAGTTCAGCTCCACGGGGAGATTGACGATGGCCGATCGCACGGCGAACGCCTCTGGCTGGTCCACCCCTGGCGGCGTGACGCCATTCTCGCGCAAGGCCTTCGCTGCCGCGAGGAGCCGACGGCGCATAGCGATGATCACGGTGTCGGTGGATCCGAGGTGCTCCACCGTCCGGTCCATGATCGGGCCCATGCTTTCCGTCGCCATCTTGTCCTGGAGAGGAAAACCGGGGATACCCGAGAAGCTCTCCTTCTTTTGCGCTTCGCGGTCGATGAAGTAATCGTTGGTCTTGTTGCCGGCCGGACGCCACTGCTCGTGCCAGTGGGTGCCTCGGGGCAAGTAGCCGCCAGGACCCGACTCGGGTTCATCCGGACCCTCCAGCGGGGCATCCGGCTTCCAGCGAATGCGCCACTGCGCGGTGTTTTCGTCGTCGATCGGGATCCACATGCGTATCCACAGCACGCCCCGCTCGCGGAGAGTGCCCACGGTGAACATCGAGGAGCTTGGGAAGAGGACGGGCGTGATGCGCCAGTTGTATTTCCCCTCCTCGGCGTCCCTCCGCGACCCGGAGAGCAGCCCATATGGCGTTTCGGAAACCTGGAGATAGAGGGGCTTGCCATAGTATTGGTTGGCGGAGCCGTGCTCGTACTCGAACTTCAGGAAGCTGTGAAGGGCCGGCACGTGGGCGTCGTCCATGTCGCCCTCGAAGGCCTGGGCCCAGTTGCATTCACGCAGCGTCTTGCTGATGGCGTAGTGCCCCTCGGGCACGTGCGCCCACTCGTACCGGGGGAAGTCCGGCGGCTGGGAGCGCGGCCCCATGTAGACCCACACCGTCCCATTCCGCTCCTGGCACGGATATGCGCGCTGTCGAACCTTGTCCTTGAAGCTGCTCTCGGGCGGCTCATTGGGCATGTCGACGCAGCGGCCGGTCACGTCGAACTTCCACCCGTGGTACACGCAGCGGAGTCCGCTCTCTTCGTTCCGGCCGAAGAACAGCGAGGCGCCGCGATGGGCGCAATTCATCGCAAGAACTCCGACTCGACCCGCCGTGTCACGGAACGCCACGAGGTCTTCGCCCAGCAGCCGCAGCCGCATAGGATCGCAATCGGGCTCCGGCAGCTCGGATGAAAGGAACGCTGGCAGCCAATACTGGCGAAACAGGTTCCCCATGTCCGTTCCGGGGCCGACCCGAGTCAGGAGCTCGTTGTCAGCTTGGCTCAGCATCGTGACCTCCTCGTCAAGAAAATTGGCGTAACCGCACCTACTGCAGGTCCCACTGGTGAATGTTCCACGTAATTCGACCTGTCGTGTACATCGTCGTGTGTCCGACGTTCTTGACCCTGTTGGAGTAGGCGTGCGTGTTGGGGTTCGGGGCAAGCACGATGGATGGCAGCTCGGTGGAGAGAATCTTCGCCATCTGAGCGCGCTGCTGGACTCGCTGCTCCGGATCCAGGGTGATGTTGAACGCCTCCACGAGCCGGTCGTATTCGGGGTTGGACCACCCGCCCCGATTCTCGCCGCGCCAGCGATTGTCGGCACTCGTGATCTCCGTGCCGCGATAGAGGGACGTCTGCTGCACCTCAAACGACCCCGACGTGTTGATGCTGATGGAAGAGAAGGTGCTGCGGACTTCCGAGTTGAGGGCATCTACTGACGCGAGGGGAAGCTCCTGGATGTCGAACCCTGCCTTGCGCCAATTGGCGTCCAGCACCGGTAGCTCCGGTCGATTCTGGGGCGATTGCAGAATGAACGTGAGCTTCCCGTCGGGGCCCGCGTAGAAGCCGTCTGGACCTTTGCGATAGCCCGCCTCGTTCATGAGGCGCTCACTCGCGGCGAGATCGAAAGGATACTTCTGTGTCATGCGGTCAATGCTTGGATAGTAACTCGTTCGGGGATCGAAGATGGTATCCAGCACCGCCAGCTCCCCTGCCCAGATCGTCTCGCTGAACGTCTGTCTATCGAAGGCGTGGGCCAGCGCACGGCGAACCCGCACGTCGAGGATGGCCTTGGGACTGACAATGTCCGGGCGGAACTGAAATTGCGCGGCGCTCAGGGAAACGGTGTTCAGGCCGGCCGTCCCTCTTTGGCTCGACGCCCATTCCCTCTTGAGCTGAACCTCCTGCTCGAAGCTGATGGAGTTGAGCGCGACGTCGGTCTCGCCGGCCAGCATGTTGGCAAATGCCGTATTCTGGTCGTTCATGAAGAGCAGCCGGATTCGGTCGATCTTGGGGCGGCCCAGCACGTGCTGGTCGAACGCCGTCGCCTCGATGAACGAGCCCAGCTCCCATCGGTCGAGCTTGTATGGGCCGGCGCCGACGAACTCCCGGGACCAGTACGGACTCTCTTGAATGGTCTGCGCCACCCCACCAGCGAACGTCGATTCCAGGATGTGGCGGGGGAGCGGAACCAGGCCAAACCGCGTCGCGCCCTGCAGCAGCACGCCCGCATCGGGATAGACGCTCTTCCAATGGATGATCAACGTTCTGTCGTCTGGCGCGGCGACGTTGTCCATCTGGCTGAACGGCACGATGCCCGTGCGAAAACCGGCCGCCGGCGTCGCGTTCTGGAAGGTGAAGACGAAATCGTCGGCGGTCAGCGGCGAGCCGTCGTGCCACACGAGGTTCGGCTTCAGCCGGTAGCGGGTCTCCATCGTCCCGTCGGGATTCACGATCCAGCTATCGGTATTCAGCACCGGAAGAGCTTCGGCCAGATAGGGCTGGGGATGGTCGTCACCATCGTAGATGTCCAGGAAGGCGTTGAACATGCGCTGCCAGAAGTCCGTGGCCGCCAACCCGGCGGCGGGTGCCAGCGCGGCGATGAAGTTCGGCTCGCCTTCAATCGAAGCCGTGAGCACGCGCTCGCGAGGAGGGGCGCTCGACTGGCTGTTGCCCTGGGTGGCCGCTCCGGTGGCGCAGTTCGTGAGCAGCATCAACGACGAAACAAGTACGCCGATGCGAGTCCATCCTCGCTCTCGCTGAGTTCTCCCCTTTCCGCCGGCCATGGCGGGCACGTCTGGTTCACGAATCGCGTGCAATGAGCATCTCCATCGGGTCGCGGCCCGTTAATGTGGCAGCGCGTCCAGGAGCAGCCGAGCGCTGATGCGTGGGCTGCCAGGAGTTGAGACTAATCGGCGGCCGCCCAAAGGCCGATGACTGGGGAAACCTCGATGGGAAGTTGGCCCCAGCTATCGCCGCGGTCGTGGGTGACCATGAGGCTGCCGGTCGGCTTCCCGGCTCCCGCGCGGTGCCCTCCCAGGGCTGCGAAGGCCCCGTTTTGGTCGACGGGATGGTTCACCAGCATGTTCACCATGGGGGGCATCTCCTCCGCCAGACCCTCACCCACCCAGTGCCACGAGCGCGCGCAATCATCGCTGCGGTAGATGGCCGATCGAGCCCCCTCTGGCCGGGCCCAGTACCCGGGCGAGCGGTCCGCGCTGGCCAGCAGCATCGTGGGCGGCTCCTCCGGACGGACCGGCGGGAGAAAAATGAAGCTGTGGAAATAGTCACGCTTGCATCCGTGCTGGGCGCGCACCCACCCAGCGGCAGGATCGTCGCTGGTGAAAAAGCCGCGCGCCGCTGCGGTGAAGTAGCGGGTTTGGCTGCCGGGAAGGGCTCGAATCCAGTGCATGTCCGGGTAATCGATCCCCTCGGTGACGTCTTCCCACGAGGCGCCACGATCGAAGCTTCGGACCACCCCGCCGTGCTCCAGGCACACGTACAGCGTACGCGAATCGTCCGGGTGGACGAAGATGTGGTACACGTGCCCTTTGTGCGGGGGCTGCGGAAACCACCAGTTGAACTTCACGTCCTCCGGCAGGTCGAGGAGCGTCGTCAGCTCCTCCCAGGACTTGCCGCGGTCCTCACTCCGGTAGAGGTGGATTGGCTCGGTCCCGGCGTAGATGACGTTGTCGTCGCTGGGATCGACCGCGACGGCCCACACCTCGCCCTCGAGGAGCTTCGTCCAGTGCTCGCCCCCGTCCGACGTTCCGTAGAGACCGCCATGGAGGTCCGCCACGTACACGCGCTCCGGGTGGCGAATGGATCCCGCCACGCTCTCCGATTCCGTCCCGGGCAGGTAACCAACCTCCGACCAAGCCCCGGATCTCGGAGCAAAGACACGAACGCCATCATAGGTTGACGCGTACAGTCGAGCCTGTTCGTTCATCGGACCATCCTCCCTCGCGTTCGGGTTTTCGGCGCCACAGCAGACCCAGAATAACCGTTCGCCCTGAGCCCCCGACCCGTTTGTCCGGAGCCTGTCGAAGCGGCGCACGGTCGGGGTTCGACAAGCCCACCGACAACGGAATGGCTTTCCTCATCAGCCCGTTTGACGCTTCAGCTGTCAAATCCGGCGTAGAAAACGTCCTCCACTCCGAGCTGATGATCGACGATTCCCTGCTCCGCGCAATAGCGCAGCAGCGTCTCGATTGGCACCCGATTCTTGCTCACGGAATACGGAACCGGGTCGGGTCCGAGCACGTCGAGCTGCTGCTCCAGCGCCTCCCAGTACCAGAACAGCCCGGAATCGCGGTTGTTCAACAGCTCTTTCAACCCGATCTGCTTGGCTTCGACGAAGGCGTCGAAGACCTCTCGAGCCTGATCGGGGTGGTTCTTCAGGGTGGCCTCGGTGCAGGCGATGACGTTCATCATCGGCATGATGTGCGTCTTGCGCCACCAGTCCCGTTCCTCTTTGCCCGCATCGGGAAACAGGCGCCTGACGGTCGTGCTGCCCTGGTGGTGGATCATCTCCGCGTCAAATGAGATCAGCGCGTCGATCTCGCCCTTCCGAAGCAGGTCGTGGAGGTTCGTGCCCTTCTCGGCGCGCTCCACGCGGACGCCGGGCGGCGCCTTGTAGCCCGGCGGGCCGATGTCGAGCCAGCTGATTTTGTCGAGCTGGACGCCATATCCATCCTGCAGCAGCCCGCGAATCCAGATCGTGGCAGTGGTGTTGTAGCTGGTGCCAACACGCTTGCCCTCGAGGTCCTTGGGCGTGTCGATGCCCCGGTCGGCACGGATCAGGATGTACGAGTGGCGAAAGGTCGTGCGAATGAAGACGGGAAAGGCCAACACGGGGGCCCCAGCCGCGCGAGCCTGAATCAGGCCTGCCAGCCCGCATTCCGCGTAATCGGCGACGGGGTTTTCTCCGAGAA
This window harbors:
- a CDS encoding Rieske 2Fe-2S domain-containing protein, which produces MLSQADNELLTRVGPGTDMGNLFRQYWLPAFLSSELPEPDCDPMRLRLLGEDLVAFRDTAGRVGVLAMNCAHRGASLFFGRNEESGLRCVYHGWKFDVTGRCVDMPNEPPESSFKDKVRQRAYPCQERNGTVWVYMGPRSQPPDFPRYEWAHVPEGHYAISKTLRECNWAQAFEGDMDDAHVPALHSFLKFEYEHGSANQYYGKPLYLQVSETPYGLLSGSRRDAEEGKYNWRITPVLFPSSSMFTVGTLRERGVLWIRMWIPIDDENTAQWRIRWKPDAPLEGPDEPESGPGGYLPRGTHWHEQWRPAGNKTNDYFIDREAQKKESFSGIPGFPLQDKMATESMGPIMDRTVEHLGSTDTVIIAMRRRLLAAAKALRENGVTPPGVDQPEAFAVRSAIVNLPVELNWVEASREMILARAGAPAVNQV
- a CDS encoding ABC transporter substrate-binding protein encodes the protein MVAAPNVRVSCRKHDWTNALFEGKVPNRTYQIEMREQENVGVNGLLGENPVADYAECGLAGLIQARAAGAPVLAFPVFIRTTFRHSYILIRADRGIDTPKDLEGKRVGTSYNTTATIWIRGLLQDGYGVQLDKISWLDIGPPGYKAPPGVRVERAEKGTNLHDLLRKGEIDALISFDAEMIHHQGSTTVRRLFPDAGKEERDWWRKTHIMPMMNVIACTEATLKNHPDQAREVFDAFVEAKQIGLKELLNNRDSGLFWYWEALEQQLDVLGPDPVPYSVSKNRVPIETLLRYCAEQGIVDHQLGVEDVFYAGFDS
- a CDS encoding ABC transporter substrate-binding protein, with the protein product MHAIREPDVPAMAGGKGRTQRERGWTRIGVLVSSLMLLTNCATGAATQGNSQSSAPPRERVLTASIEGEPNFIAALAPAAGLAATDFWQRMFNAFLDIYDGDDHPQPYLAEALPVLNTDSWIVNPDGTMETRYRLKPNLVWHDGSPLTADDFVFTFQNATPAAGFRTGIVPFSQMDNVAAPDDRTLIIHWKSVYPDAGVLLQGATRFGLVPLPRHILESTFAGGVAQTIQESPYWSREFVGAGPYKLDRWELGSFIEATAFDQHVLGRPKIDRIRLLFMNDQNTAFANMLAGETDVALNSISFEQEVQLKREWASSQRGTAGLNTVSLSAAQFQFRPDIVSPKAILDVRVRRALAHAFDRQTFSETIWAGELAVLDTIFDPRTSYYPSIDRMTQKYPFDLAASERLMNEAGYRKGPDGFYAGPDGKLTFILQSPQNRPELPVLDANWRKAGFDIQELPLASVDALNSEVRSTFSSISINTSGSFEVQQTSLYRGTEITSADNRWRGENRGGWSNPEYDRLVEAFNITLDPEQRVQQRAQMAKILSTELPSIVLAPNPNTHAYSNRVKNVGHTTMYTTGRITWNIHQWDLQ